Proteins encoded within one genomic window of Macrotis lagotis isolate mMagLag1 chromosome 3, bilby.v1.9.chrom.fasta, whole genome shotgun sequence:
- the PKP3 gene encoding plakophilin-3, giving the protein MDKEMSRFREMNNPEAGVCSLALPSDLQLDQKNKEALEAERERLKVARVQEQVRARMLQLGQPSRLNGSLAESAAGLDSCRGVSRGQYHTMQSGGGFSSRSQGMSMDKTSTFRPISKPAYGTAAWSSRSAVDLSCGRRLSSAHNGGGTYGVTGYAGAQPAVPAAPRPVSYHERGGPGPRADYDTLSLRSLRLVGAPPGGLDDRYSVVSEQLEPPGGPSYRAFSYERQASSASSRAGGLDWAEAADGAPGRTIRAPAMRTLQRFQSSHRSRGTASTASVGTTGGLEHVARAPSVRSLSLSLADSGHLPDVRGLDSYGGHRTLQRLSSGFDDIDLPSAVKYLMASDPNLQVLGAAYIQHKCYSDAAAKKQARSLQAVPKLVKLFNHANQEVQRHATGATRNLIYDNADNKLALVEENGIFELLRTLREQDDELRKNVTGILWNLSSSDHLKDRLARDTLEQLTDLVLSPLSGSGGPPLIQQNASEAEIFYNATGFLRNLSSASQATRQRMRECHGLVDALVTYIHHALDVGKCEDKSVENAVCVLRNLSYRLYDEMPPSALQRLEGRGRGEAGAVRPGEVIGCFTPQSRKLRELPLATDTLTFAEVSKDPKGLEWLWSPQIVGLYNRLLQRCELNRHTTEAAAGALQNITAGDRRWAGVLSRLALEQERILNPLLDRVRTADHHQLRSLTGLIRNLSRNARNKDEMSTKVVSHLIEKLPGSVGEKPPPADVLVNIIAVLNNLVVASPIAARDLLYFDGLRKLIYIKKKRDGPDSEKSSRAASSLLANMWQYSKLHRDFRAKGYRKEDFLGP; this is encoded by the exons GTGTCTCCAGGGGTCAGTACCACACAATGCAGTCTGGCGGGGGCTTCAGTTCCCGTTCCCAGGGCATGAGCATGGATAAGACCTCG ACTTTCCGGCCCATCTCCAAGCCAGCATATGGGACAGCAGCCTGGTCTTCTCGTTCTGCTGTGGATCTAAGCTGTGGCCGAAGATTGAGCTCTGCACACAATGGAGGTGGCACCTATGGGGTCACGGGCTATGCAGGGGCCCAGCCTGCAGTCCCAGCAGCCCCCCGACCTGTCTCCTACCATGAGCGTGGGGGCCCTGGTCCACGGGCTGATTATGACACACTGAGCCTGCGTTCTCTGCGTCTGGTTGGGGCCCCTCCTGGAGGCCTAGATGACCGCTACAGTGTGGTGTCTGAGCAGCTTGAGCCTCCAGGGGGGCCTTCCTACAGGGCCTTCAGCTATGAACGCCAGGCCAGCTCAGCCTCCAGCCGGGCCGGGGGCCTGGACTGGGCTGAGGCTGCAGACGGAGCCCCGGGCCGGACCATCAGAGCCCCAGCAATGCGGACCCTGCAGCGGTTTCAGAGCAGCCACCGCAGCCGGGGTACAGCCTCAACAGCCTCGGTGGGAACCACTGGAGGTCTGGAGCATGTGGCCCGAGCTCCCTCAGTCCGCAGCCTCAGCCTCAGTCTAGCCGACTCTGGCCACCTGCCCGATGTGCGTGGCCTAGATAGCTATGGGGGTCACCGCACTTTGCAAAGGCTCAGCAGTGG CTTTGATGACATCGACCTTCCTTCAGCTGTAAAGTACCTCATGGCCTCGGACCCTAACCTGCAGGTTCTAGGGGCAGCCTACATTCAGCATAAATGTTACAGCGACGCAGCAGCCAAGAAACAG GCCCGCAGTCTCCAGGCCGTACCAAAGCTGGTGAAACTCTTCAACCACGCCAATCAAGAGGTCCAGAGACATGCAACAGGGGCCACTCGGAACCTCATCTATGATAATGCTGACAACAAGCTGGCCCTGGTGGAGGAGAATGGCATCTTTGAGCTACTGAGGACACTGCGGGAGCAGGATGATGAGCTGCGCAAAAATGTCACAG GAATCCTGTGGAACCTGTCATCCAGTGACCACTTGAAGGACCGCCTGGCCCGGGACACCCTGGAGCAGCTGACAGACCTGGTACTGAGCCCCCTCTCGGGCTCCGGGGGCCCCCCCCTAATCCAGCAGAATGCTTCAGAGGCTGAAATCTTCTACAATGCCACGGGCTTCCTCAG GAACCTGAGTTCAGCCTCTCAGGCCACACGGCAGAGGATGCGAGAGTGTCATGGACTGGTGGATGCCCTGGTCACCTACATCCACCATGCCCTGGATGTGGGCAAGTGTGAAGACAAG AGCGTGGAGAATGCTGTGTGTGTGCTCAGGAACCTCTCCTACCGCCTGTATGACGAGATGCCGCCATCAGCACTGCAGAGGCTGGAGGGCCGAGGCCGTGGGGAAGCTGGGGCTGTGAGACCTGGGGAAGTCATTGGCTGCTTCACCCCCCAGAGCAGGAAGCTGCGGGAG CTGCCCCTGGCCACAGATACATTGACTTTTGCTGAGGTCTCCAAAGACCCCAAGGGGCTTGAGTGGCTCTGGAGTCCTCAGATTGTGGGTCTCTACAACCGCCTCCTTCAACGGTGTGAGCTGAACAGACACACAACGGAAGCTGCTGCCGGAGCCCTGCAGAACATCACTGCTGGGGACCGGAGG TGGGCAGGCGTGCTGAGCCGCCTAGCCCTGGAGCAGGAACGCATCTTGAACCCCTTGTTGGACCGAGTCCGGACAGCTGACCATCACCAGTTGCGCTCCCTCACTGGGCTCATCCGGAATCTGTCTCGGAATGCCCGAAATAAGGATGAGATGT CCACTAAGGTGGTCAGCCATCTGATTGAGAAGCTGCCAGGGAGCGTTGGAGAAAAGCCACCTCCAGCAGATGTACTGGTCAACATCATCGCAGTGCTCAACAACTTGGTTGTGGCCAGTCCTATCGCAGCCAGAGACCTCCTCTACTTTGATGGCCTCCGAAAGCTCATCTACATTAAGAAAAAGCGGGACGG GCCAGACAGTGAGAAGTCCTCCCGGGCAGCCTCCAGCCTTTTGGCCAACATGTGGCAATACAGCAAACTCCACCGAGATTTCAGGGCG AAAGGCTATCGGAAGGAGGATTTCCTGGGTCCATAA
- the SIGIRR gene encoding single Ig IL-1-related receptor, with the protein MTDLCDVAPTLLTPLKNQVLFPALRSTVTLNCTFSVAFEAHCRPDVQWLKDGHLLGNHSLYDIQEVFWAGANASESLMSSVLGANLTSVQDYGIFTCALRNFSASFTLQRTDPAGHVLAVLASLLVLLVLLVAALLYVKCHLRVMLWYRDKYGDVEMNDGKLYDAYISYTSSPEDRKFVNFILKPQLENRHGYKLLLDDRDVLPNSEPSADLIMNLSRCRRLIVVLSEAFLGQAWCRHNFREGLWRLLELSRKPIFITFEGQTRYPSHPALRLLRQHRHIVTLLLWKPGSVTPSSDFWKELRLALPRKVHYRALMSDPQTQLQEDKDPMLTLHGGFLEGRPGPDPDPDPDPEGDLGVRGPIFKDLPPPRMSPIPELPSLKASGGEAQRNEIDVSDLGSRNYGARTDFYCLVTEDDM; encoded by the exons ATGACAG ATCTCTGTGATGTGGCCCCCACTCTTCTCACCCCCTTGAAGAATCAGGTCCTATTTCCAGCCCTGAGGAGCACAGTTACTCTGAATTGCACATTCTCAGTGGCCTTCGAGGCTCACTGCCGCCCTGATGTCCAGTGGCTGAAGGATGGGCATCTACTTGGGAACCACAGCCTTTATGACATTCAGGAAGTTTTCTG GGCTGGGGCCAATGCATCAGAAAGTCTCATGTCCAGTGTCCTGGGGGCCAATCTGACAAGTGTCCAGGACTATGGGATCTTCACCTGTGCACTCCGGAATTTCAGTGCTTCATTCACACTGCAAAGGACAG aCCCTGCTGGTCATGTCCTGGCTGTTCTTGCCtcccttctggttctgcttgtccTGCTTGTGGCTGCCCTGCTTTATGTGAAATGCCACCTCCGGGTGATGCTCTGGTATCGGGACAAGTATGGGGACGTGGAAATGAATG ATGGGAAGCTCTATGATGCCTACATCTCTTATACCAGCTCTCCAGAAGACAGGAAGTTTGTGAACTTCATTCTGAAACCACAGCTAGAGAATCGCCATGGCTACAAACTTCTCCTGGATGACAGAGATGTTCTTCCCAACTCAG agccctctgcAGATCTGATCATGAATCTCAGCCGCTGCCGGCGTCTTATTGTGGTTCTCTCAGAAGCTTTCCTGGGCCAGGCCTGGTGCAGACACAATTTCAG GGAAGGCTTGTGGAGGCTCCTTGAATTGTCCCGAAAGCCAATCTTCATCACATTTGAGGGTCAGACCCGCTATCCCTCACACCCTGCTCTCCGACTGCTTCGGCAGCACCGCCACATTGTGACCTTGTTGCTGTGGAAGCCAGGCTCCGTG ACCCCCTCCTCTGATTTTTGGAAGGAACTGCGTCTAGCCCTACCTCGAAAGGTGCACTACAGAGCCCTGATGAGTGACCCCCAGACTCAGCTCCAGGAGGACAAGGATCCTATGTTGACCCTCCATGGGGGCTTTCTGGAGGGTCGGCCTGGTCCAGACCCAGACCCAGACCCTGACCCTGAAGGAGACTTGG GTGTCAGGGGACCTATCTTTAAAGACCTTCCCCCTCCTCGCATGAGTCCAATCCCTGAGTTGCCAAGTCTTAAGGCTTCAGGTGGGGAAGCCCAGCGGAATGAGATCGATGTCTCTGACCTGGGATCCCGTAACTACGGGGCTCGCACTGATTTTTACTGCCTCGTCACTGAAGATGACATGTAG
- the ANO9 gene encoding anoctamin-9, with protein sequence MQGAEDEIQIVAETDSFPLMEIRHFQEDTESWDFILVSDLQKSTPNRDYRRQRFLNELERTGFTIKMIKDKNRLFFGIRAHSRIFTQYMELLKDTSCSWPHNLSAELVPTTRIRIVSFILGKKEVNGEKFEDLKKDHVFETRFPLHKREECLQSNWAQWRDIFYKQPIDDIRNYFGAKVALYFAWLGWYTVMLVPAAGAGLLIFLSGFSLFDASQISKEICEARETIMCPLQDHQGQYWRLSETCTFAKLTHLFDNEGTVFFAIFMALWATVFLEFWKRERARTVSNWNLYGWDEDQEELVLELINNPDYQLQKHQHSYLHSMAILICSLIMICVLIGMAHVLVVYRVMATFLFSRSAWSFLKRQLTTAIVVTGALVHYLTIVIMTKVNRKVALKLCDFEKPRTFSERESNFTIKFFTFQFFTHFSSLIYTAFFLGRINGHPGNQVRIGGQWRLEECHPSGCMMDLFVQMAIIMGLKQTLSNCVEYLSPLLCYNIRKLKVLSQDVRLHDPNLEEWLKNYSLNEVNIFSLFDEFMEMMIQYGFTTIFVAAFPLAPLLALFSNLAEIRLDAIKMIRLQRRLVPRKAKDIGTWLQVLEAIGVLAVIANGMVIAFTSEFIPRLVYKYLYGPCSQGSNTTVNCLTGYVNYSLSVFHTKDYKEQIPSQGGEVVTECRYRDYRNKDDYNYSSEFWFLLASRLAFVILFEHVALCSKLIAAWFVPDIPQTVKNEALEKKFNLIKKHCLSSRSLMCREDGRRI encoded by the exons ATGCAG GGTGCTGAGGATGAAATTCAAATTGTTGCAGAGACTGACAGTTTCCCGCTGATGGAGATCAGACACTTCCAG GAGGACACAGAGTCTTGGGACTTTATTCTTGTATCTGATCTTCAGAAGTCAACCCCGAACCGGGACTATCGCAGGCAAAGATTCCTGAATGAACTGGAACGGACAGGCTTCACCATCAAG atgataaaagacaaaaacaggcTGTTCTTTGGCATCCGAGCTCACAGCAGGATATTCACTCAATACATGGAGCTGCTGAAGGATACCAGCTGCTCCTGGCCCCATAACCTGTCTGCGGAGCTTGTGCCCACCACTCG AATTCGCATTGTCAGCTTCATCCTGGGAAAGAAGGAGGTGAATGGGG AGAAGTTTGAGGATCTGAAGAAGGACCATGTGTTTGAGACCAGGTTTCCCCTTCATAAG AGGGAAGAATGTCTGCAGAGTAACTGGGCCCAATGGAGAGACATCTTCTATAAGCAGCCCATTGATGATATTAG AAACTACTTTGGGGCAAAGGTGGCCTTGTACTTTGCTTGGTTGGGCTGGTACACCGTGATGCTGGTGCCCGCAGCTGGTGCTGGGCTTCTCATCTTCCTCAGTGGCTTCTCCCTCTTTGATGCCAGCCAGATCAG cAAAGAGATCTGTGAAGCCAGGGAAACCATCATGTGCCCACTCCAAGACCATCAGGGTCAGTACTGGAGACTGTCAGAGACCTGCACTTTTGCCAAG CTCACACACCTCTTTGACAACGAGGGCACAGTGTTCTTTGCCATCTTCATGGCACTGTGGG CTACCGTGTTTCTGGAGTTCTGGAAGCGGGAACGGGCACGGACCGTCTCCAATTGGAACCTCTATGGCTGGGATGAAGACCAG GAGGAGCTTGTCTTGGAGCTGATCAATAATCCTGACTACCAGTTACAGAAGCACCAACATTCCTATCTGCATAGCATGGCCATCCTCATCTGCTCCCTGATCATG ATCTGTGTGCTGATTGGCATGGCCCACGTTCTAGTTGTTTATCGGGTCATGGCCACTTTCCTGTTCAGTCGCTCGGCCTGGTCCTTCCTGAAGCGGCAACTGACAACAGCCATCGTGGTCACTGGAGCGCTGGTGCATTATCTCACCATTGTGATCATGACCAAG GTGAACAGAAAGGTGGCTTTGAAGCTTTGTGACTTTG AGAAACCTCGGACATTCTCAGAGCGAGAAAGCAATTTCACCATCAAGTTCTTCACATTCCAATTCTTTACCCATTTCTCCTCCCTTATTTACACAGCCTTCTTCCTGGGCAG GATAAATGGGCACCCAGGAAACCAAGTCCGAATTGGTGGACAGTGGAGGCTAGAGGAG TGTCACCCCAGTGGCTGCATGATGGACTTGTTTGTGCAAATGGCCATCATCATGGGCCTGAAGCAGACCCTCAGCAACTGTGTGGAGTACCTGAGCCC ATTGCTGTGTTACAACATCCGGAAGCTAAAAGTATTGTCCCAGGATGTAAGGCTGCATGATCCAAACCTGGAGGAATGGCTGAAAAACTATTCCCTGAATGAAGTTAATATTTTCAGCCTGTTTGACGAATTCATGGAGATGA TGATCCAGTATGGTTTCACCACCATCTTTGTGGCTGCCTTCCCTCTGGCCCCACTCTTGGCACTCTTTAGTAACCTCGCTGAGATCCGTCTGGATGCCATCAAAATGATCCGACTCCAGCGACGTCTGGTGCCTCGGAAAGCAAAGGACATTG GGACCTGGCTGCAGGTGCTCGAGGCGATTGGGGTGCTGGCTGTCATCGCCAACGGGATGGTCATTGCCTTCACATCCGAATTCATTCCCCGTCTTGTATATAAATACCTCTATGGGCCATGTAGCCAGGGAAGCAACACCACAGTCAA CTGTCTGACTGGCTATGTCAACTACAGCCTTTCTGTTTTCCATACCAAAGACTACAAGGAGCAAATTCCAAGTCAAGGAGGAGAGGTCGTGACTGAGTGCAG GTACAGGGATTACCGAAACAAGGATGATTATAACTATTCCAGTGAGTTCTGGTTCCTCCTGGCCTCCAGGCTGGCCTTTGTCATTCTCTTTGAG CATGTGGCATTGTGTAGTAAACTCATCGCTGCCTGGTTTGTCCCTGACATCCCCCAGACTGTGAAAAATGAAGCCCttgagaaaaaatttaatttgattaagaaaCACTG CCTCAGTTCCAGGTCACTAATGTGTAGGGAAGATGGAAGAAGGATTTAA